A single window of Salvia splendens isolate huo1 chromosome 6, SspV2, whole genome shotgun sequence DNA harbors:
- the LOC121806854 gene encoding uncharacterized protein LOC121806854 isoform X2: MASPNLSATAASSSASSAASSSVGSGSRQITDIRAPLWDHVTILEKPKPGGGNILWRCNYCPFSKSTSYTRVEAHLYEGKEPNEESDLYSVIHDILIARWTKGNNPLHCLAHSLNPRFYSNMWLQEGAGRLPPHKDKEISQMRMTCFKKFFRIPQELAAVKEEYARFSSCSEEFNDPDSIHDRWAVSPMTWWTNHGQSIPLLMSLAMKLLSQPASSSCCERNWSTYSFIHSVKRNALTPERAEDLVFVHSNLRHLSRRTDAYKKGETRMWDVGGDSFDSLSGVGLLEVADLSIDEPELQAVSFGLGDAEDEGVELEETGNEEEA; encoded by the exons ATGGCATCTCCAAATCTGAGTGCTACTGCTGCTAGTTCTAGTGCTAGTTCTGCTGCTAGTTCTAGTGTTGGATCTGGGTCCAGACAAATAACTGATATCAGGGCTCCATTGTGGGATCATGTCACCATTCTAGAGAAGCCTAAACCTGGTGGAGGAAATATATTATGGAGATGCAACTATTGTCCATTTTCAAAAAGCACTAGCTATACAAGAGTTGAAGCTCATTTGTATGAAGGGAAGGAACCAAATGAGGAGTCAGACCTCTACTCTGTTATTCATGATATATTGATTGCTAGGTGGACAAAAGGCAATAATCCACTTCATTGTTTGGCTCATTCACTCAATCCAAG ATTTTACAGCAACATGTGGCTTCAAGAAGGTGCTGGCCGACTACCCCCCCACAAGGACAAGGAAATATCACAAATGAGGATGACTTGCTTCAAGAAATTCTTTCGCATACCGCAAGAGTTGGCTGCAGTGAAGGAAGAATATGCAAGGTTTTCTAGTTGTTCAGAAGAATTCAATGACCCTGATTCTATACATGATAGATGGGCTGTTTCCCCAATGACATGGTGGACAAATCATGGACAATCTATCCCTCTTTTGATGAGTTTGGCCATGAAACTGCTCAGCCAACCGGCCTCTTCTTCTTGCTGTGAAAGAAATTGGAGCACATATAGCTTCATCCATAGTGTCAAGAGAAATGCCTTAACTCCTGAGCGGGCTGAAGATTTGGTCTTTGTGCACTCAAATCTGAGACATTTGTCAAGAAGAACTGATGCATACAAGAAAGGAGAGACAAGGATGTGGGATGTTGGGGGAGATTCTTTTGATTCCCTTAGTGGTGTTGGTCTTCTTGAAGTTGCTGACCTCTCCATTGATGAACCTGAGTTGCAGGCTGTATCATTTGGATTGGGTGATGCCGAGGATGAAGGTGTGGAGCTGGAGGAGACGGGGAATGAGGAAGAAGCTTGA
- the LOC121808686 gene encoding clathrin coat assembly protein AP180-like: MDLDLKYSYHFLCLSALPSILVSNTTSPSLEVAVLKATTHDDDPVDYRVVHEVLLLLSSNKFHATACARAIAKRIGRTRNWMVALKSLMLVFRIFQDGDPYFPQEVIHAMRRGAKILNLASFRDKSSYTSRWDFTSFVRTFALYLNERLECFLTGKLQLMRHAKIGPGKDSRRPSEPVLDMKPAMILDRIASWQRLLDRAIATRPTGEARVNRLVQMCLYDVVLESFGLYKDISKLQFQKCVNAYHACAKAAKQFKELNNFYNLCKSIGVGCDFEYPSVQSISEDRIKALQEFLNEQSISVSPNHKPTKDNNLPYL, encoded by the exons ATGGACTTAGACCTCAAGTACTCATATCATT TTCTCTGTCTTTCTGCATTACCATCCATTTTGGTCTCAAACACTACCTCCCCCTCCCTTGAAGTTGCTGTGCTCAAGGCCACCACCCACGATGACGACCCCGTTGACTATAGGGTCGTCCACGaggtcctcctcctcctctcctccAACAAGTTCCACGCCACGGCCTGTGCCCGTGCCATCGCCAAGCGCATAGGCCGCACGCGGAACTGGATGGTGGCCCTCAAGTCGTTGATGCTCGTCTTCCGGATCTTCCAGGACGGCGACCCCTACTTCCCCCAGGAG GTCATCCACGCCATGAGACGCGGTGCCAAGATCCTCAACCTCGCCTCCTTCCGAGACAAGTCGAGCTACACTAGCCGCTGGGACTTCACGTCCTTCGTCCGAACCTTCGCCCTCTACCTAAACGAGCGCCTCGAGTGCTTCCTCACGGGCAAACTCCAACTAATGAGGCACGCCAAGATAGGTCCAGGCAAGGACAGTAGGCGGCCTAGCGAGCCGGTTTTAGATATGAAACCGGCTATGATACTCGATCGAATCGCGTCCTGGCAGCGGTTGCTCGACCGGGCCATTGCTACTCGGCCGACCGGTGAGGCCCGGGTCAATCGGTTGGTCCAAATGTGCTTATACGACGTCGTTTTAGAGAGCTTCGGTCTTTACAAAGACATCTCCAAATTACAATTCCAAAAGTGTGTGAATGCATACCACGCTTGCGCCAAAGCTGCAAAGCAATTCAAAGAGCTAAACAACTTCTACAATTTGTGCAAAAGCATAGGAGTTGGGTGCGATTTCGAGTATCCAAGCGTTCAATCAATCTCGGAAGATCGAATTAAGGCTTTGCAAGAATTCTTGAATGAACAATCTATTTCTGTCTCACCCAATCACAAGCCTACT aAAGATAACAATCtaccctatttataa
- the LOC121806854 gene encoding uncharacterized protein LOC121806854 isoform X1: MYLFLPSLFYVIIQFFAPPIQFNYNFSSMASPNLSATAASSSASSAASSSVGSGSRQITDIRAPLWDHVTILEKPKPGGGNILWRCNYCPFSKSTSYTRVEAHLYEGKEPNEESDLYSVIHDILIARWTKGNNPLHCLAHSLNPRFYSNMWLQEGAGRLPPHKDKEISQMRMTCFKKFFRIPQELAAVKEEYARFSSCSEEFNDPDSIHDRWAVSPMTWWTNHGQSIPLLMSLAMKLLSQPASSSCCERNWSTYSFIHSVKRNALTPERAEDLVFVHSNLRHLSRRTDAYKKGETRMWDVGGDSFDSLSGVGLLEVADLSIDEPELQAVSFGLGDAEDEGVELEETGNEEEA, encoded by the exons ATGTATCTATTTTTGCCATCGCTTTTCTATGTTATAATTCAGTTTTTTGCTCccccaattcaattcaattataatttcaGCAGTATGGCATCTCCAAATCTGAGTGCTACTGCTGCTAGTTCTAGTGCTAGTTCTGCTGCTAGTTCTAGTGTTGGATCTGGGTCCAGACAAATAACTGATATCAGGGCTCCATTGTGGGATCATGTCACCATTCTAGAGAAGCCTAAACCTGGTGGAGGAAATATATTATGGAGATGCAACTATTGTCCATTTTCAAAAAGCACTAGCTATACAAGAGTTGAAGCTCATTTGTATGAAGGGAAGGAACCAAATGAGGAGTCAGACCTCTACTCTGTTATTCATGATATATTGATTGCTAGGTGGACAAAAGGCAATAATCCACTTCATTGTTTGGCTCATTCACTCAATCCAAG ATTTTACAGCAACATGTGGCTTCAAGAAGGTGCTGGCCGACTACCCCCCCACAAGGACAAGGAAATATCACAAATGAGGATGACTTGCTTCAAGAAATTCTTTCGCATACCGCAAGAGTTGGCTGCAGTGAAGGAAGAATATGCAAGGTTTTCTAGTTGTTCAGAAGAATTCAATGACCCTGATTCTATACATGATAGATGGGCTGTTTCCCCAATGACATGGTGGACAAATCATGGACAATCTATCCCTCTTTTGATGAGTTTGGCCATGAAACTGCTCAGCCAACCGGCCTCTTCTTCTTGCTGTGAAAGAAATTGGAGCACATATAGCTTCATCCATAGTGTCAAGAGAAATGCCTTAACTCCTGAGCGGGCTGAAGATTTGGTCTTTGTGCACTCAAATCTGAGACATTTGTCAAGAAGAACTGATGCATACAAGAAAGGAGAGACAAGGATGTGGGATGTTGGGGGAGATTCTTTTGATTCCCTTAGTGGTGTTGGTCTTCTTGAAGTTGCTGACCTCTCCATTGATGAACCTGAGTTGCAGGCTGTATCATTTGGATTGGGTGATGCCGAGGATGAAGGTGTGGAGCTGGAGGAGACGGGGAATGAGGAAGAAGCTTGA
- the LOC121806740 gene encoding plant UBX domain-containing protein 4-like, translating into MANQSPEFAGDATLDGHPHIALINTFCEITACASKSEALFFLESHNFDMDAAVSTYLDDANPVEPYAPGPASPAAQSNSLYSPSESLSPSPSRSRSPSPPPASRPYSLRSAAISGAGVSGSAAGGARRGGAGAGAGGRIRTFADLNKNPTNEESDSDPDFDPQEYYTGGEKSGMLVRGPPKPNDVDAIFNQARQSGGVEAAAEHILPSSSSRSFAGTGRLLSGEVSSATPEPSLPQTVVTHNITFWRNGFTIDDGPLRRFDDPANASFLESIAKSECPRELAPADKRNAVHANLTRREEDYKEPPKKSLPFQGVGRTLGGTSDTAAPMEARSIHTVLTAAPTPSLGLVVDQAQPSTSIQLRLADGTRMVSRFNNHHTIRDIRGFIDASRPDGPRTYQLQSMGFPPKQLIDLDQTIDETGIANSVVIQKL; encoded by the exons ATGGCGAATCAGTCGCCGGAATTCGCCGGAGATGCAACTCTCGACGGCCACCCTCATATTGCCCTAATCAACACCTTCTGCGAGATCACCGCCTGCGCTTCCAAATCCGAAGCCCTATTTTTCCTCGAATCGCACAATTTCGATATGGACGCCGCGGTCTCCACCTACCTAGACGACGCCAACCCCGTCGAGCCTTACGCACCCGGTCCGGCTTCCCCGGCTGCGCAGTCGAATTCTCTTTATTCACCTTCGGAGTCGCTGTCACCGTCTCCTTCCCGGTCGCGATCCCCATCTCCGCCACCTGCTTCCCGACCGTACAGTCTCCGCTCCGCCGCTATAAGTGGCGCTGGAGTTAGTGGTTCCGCTGCTGGCGGCGCGAGGCGTGGAGGCGCTGGCGCTGGCGCTGGCGGCCGAATTAGGACTTTCGCTGATCTCAATAAGAATCCTACAAATGAGGAGTCTGATAGTGATCCTGATTTTGATCCTCAGGAATACTATACTGGCGGAGAAAAGAG TGGAATGCTTGTTCGTGGTCCACCAAAGCCGAATGATGTAGATGCCATATTCAATCAAGCAAGACAGTCAGGAGGTGTAGAAGCAGCAGCTGAACATATCTTGCCTTCTTCAAGCTCAAGAAGTTTTGCTGGGACGGGAAGGCTACTCTCCGGGGAGGTTTCGTCTGCTACCCCTGAGCCTAGCCTGCCTCAAACTGTTGTTACCCACAACATCACTTTTTGGAGAAATGGATTCACAATTGATGATGGACCTCTGAGGAGGTTTGATGACCCTGCAAACGCCTCCTTCTTAGAG AGCATTGCAAAGTCCGAGTGCCCAAGGGAGCTTGCACCGGCTGATAAGAGGAATGCTGTTCATGCTAATCTTACTAGGAGGGAGGAAGACTACAAG GAGCCACCAAAAAAGAGTCTTCCCTTccaaggagttggaagaactctaGGTGGCACCAGTGACACAGCAGCGCCAATGGAAGCGAGAAGCATTCATACTGTGCTGACTGCTGCTCCCACACCATCCCTCGGTCTGGTTGTTGATCAGGCGCAGCCTTCCACATCTATCCAGCTGAGGCTGGCAGATGGGACACGCATGGTTTCACGCTTCAACAACCACCACACGATCAGAGATATCCGAGGCTTCATTGATGCATCGCGGCCTGATGGACCAAGGACTTATCAGCTGCAATCCATGGGCTTCCCTCCCAAACAGCTCATTGATCTGGACCAGACGATAGACGAAACCGGAATTGCAAATTCGGTCGTGATCCAGAAACTATAG
- the LOC121806741 gene encoding uncharacterized protein At4g08330, chloroplastic-like, whose amino-acid sequence MSGGGGGGGDLEAVPPLQLTSSDSYSHVSYSCGSCGYELNLNSCNRNISLIDSEYGKSMKRGVISFFSVDESRFTQGLPELHWHGMECGGWHSFLSVSTGKARLSDLGRDLYS is encoded by the exons atgagcggcggcggcggcggcggcggcgatctTGAGGCTGTTCCGCCACTTCAACTGACATCATCTGATTCCTACTCTCATGTATCTTACAg TTGTGGCTCATGTGGGTACGAACTGAACCTCAACTCTTGCAACCGCAACATATCATTGATCGATTCAGAGTACGGCAAGTCGATGAAACGAGGGGTCATATCCTTCTTCTCCGTTGATGAGAGCCGATTCACGCAG GGGTTGCCGGAGCTACATTGGCACGGCATGGAATGTGGAGGATGGCACTCCTTCCTCTCCGTTTCAACTGGTAAAGCAAGGCTCAGCGACTTGGGACGGGATCTCTACTCGTAG
- the LOC121809312 gene encoding nucleobase-ascorbate transporter 1 produces MGDILHPPMEQLQDLEYCIDSNPPWPETVLLAFQNYILVLGTSVMIPTMLVPMMGGSDGDKAKVIQTLLFVAGLNTLFQTLFGTRLPAVVGGSFAYVVPIAYIINDSSLLRIQDPHVRFTHSMRAIQGALIVAASIQIILGYSQVWGLFSRFFSPLGMAPVVGLVGLGLFQRGFPSLGNCVEIGLPMLILVIGLSQYLKHIRPMRDFPIFERFPVLISVAIIWIYSIVLTASGAYRGRSNNTQVNCRTDRANLISTAPWFMFPYPLQWGPPTFAAGHCFAMMSAVLVSMVESTGAYKAASRLAIATPPPAYVLSRGIGWQGIGVLLDGLFGTGTGSTVSVENVGLLGLTRVGSRRVVQISAGFMIFFSILGKFGAVFASIPFPIYAALYCVLFGLVGSVGLSFLQFTNMNSMRSLFITGISLFLGISIPQFFDGYWTPHRRGLVQTNAGWFNAFLNTVFMSSPMVGLIIAVFLDNTIEVQKSKKDRGMPWWAKFRTFRGDSRNEEFYTLPFNLNRFFPPT; encoded by the exons ATGGGTGACATTCTACACCCTCCCATGGAGCAGCTCCAAGACCTCGAATACTGCATTGATTCCAATCCTCCATGGC CTGAAACCGTTTTGTTAGCATTTCAGAATTACATCTTAGTACTTGGTACAAGTGTGATGATCCCGACAATGCTTGTTCCTATGATGGGAGGAAGTGAT GGAGATAAGGCGAAAGTTATTCAGACATTGTTGTTCGTTGCTGGCCTCAACACGCTCTTTCAGACACTCTTCGGAACCAGGTTACCTGCTGTGGTCGGGGGCTCATTCGCGTATGTTGTTCCCATAGCATACATCATCAATGACTCATCGCTTCTACGAATTCAGGATCCTCATGTA AGATTTACGCACTCTATGAGAGCTATCCAAGGAGCCCTAATTGTTGCTGCTAGTATACAGATAATTCTAGGCTACAGCCAAGTTTGGGGCCTTTTTTCGCG CTTCTTTAGCCCCCTTGGAATGGCACCTGTCGTTGGATTAGTTGGTTTAGGGCTGTTTCAACGAGGGTTCCCCTCC CTAGGAAACTGTGTGGAGATTGGTTTGCCGATGCTTATTTTGGTCATCGGCTTGTCTCAA TATCTTAAGCACATCAGACCAATGAGGGACTTCCCCATCTTCGAACGGTTCCCTGTGTTGATCTCTGTCGCCATTATCTGGATATACTCCATTGTGCTGACGGCTAGTGGTGCTTACCGGGGCAGATCAAACAACACTCAGGTCAACTGTCGGACGGACAGAGCCAATCTCATATCTACAGCACCGTG GTTCATGTTCCCTTATCCTCTCCAGTGGGGCCCGCCTACGTTCGCTGCTGGCCATTGCTTCGCGATGATGTCAGCTGTGCTCGTCTCAATGGTTGAG TCGACCGGAGCATACAAGGCAGCATCTCGGCTGGCTATAGCCACTCCACCTCCAGCATACGTTCTCAGCCGGGGCATTGGTTGGCAG GGAATCGGTGTCCTACTAGACGGCCTCTTTGGCACGGGGACTGGCTCCACTGTATCCGT GGAGAACGTCGGGCTGCTTGGGCTTACTCGGGTGGGAAGCAGGAGAGTGGTCCAGATCTCGGCTGGTTTCATGATATTCTTTTCCATCTTAG GGAAATTCGGAGCTGTATTTGCTTCAATCCCATTCCCGATATATGCTGCTTTGTACTGTGTCCTATTCGGCCTCGTAG GTTCAGTTGGCTTATCATTTCTCCAGTTCACTAATATGAATTCCATGAGGAGTCTTTTTATAACTGGCATCTCCCTCTTCCTTGGGATCTCCATACCCCAATTTTTCGACGGGTACTGGACCCCGCATCGTCGTGGCCTAGTACAGACAAATGCAGGATGG TTCAACGCCTTCTTGAACACGGTGTTCATGTCCTCGCCCATGGTGGGGCTGATCATCGCAGTGTTCCTCGACAACACGATCGAGGTACAGAAGTCGAAGAAGGACCGGGGGATGCCGTGGTGGGCCAAGTTCCGGACGTTCCGAGGCGATAGTCGCAACGAAGAATTCTATACGCTGCCGTTTAATCTCAATAGATTCTTCCCTCCTACATAG
- the LOC121809751 gene encoding uncharacterized protein LOC121809751, with amino-acid sequence MPSSASETLLSISLLLDRLLLASLSVSSFSSRWQIIRSKLASAKSLLSEISDSPHWSDNPLLLTLLPSLLSTLRRTETLSLQCSLPSFFGGKLLMQSDLDMAAAWLSRHTNDLDLLLRSGVLHQSTAIVLSRPDPSSPNHDLAFFVRDLFTRLQIGGLHFKLKALDSLIHLLSDHDKSAAAVVAKEGNISCLISLLDLNAHFSIRELAVVAVSLIVSAGDLPRKCVFEEGALGPLLRIIECGTMPMKESAAMAVEFITDDPDNAWAVSAYGGVAILVELLKSGSILAQSHAAGAIRNISGVEDIRIALAEEGAIPILMQLLISGSQSTQGKVANCISILASTDEKFRGLLLEEKGLHRLLQLFCDCSNSETMEHVLRSIYSLSVSDSGYRMLSGSTAFIIQIVELVKHGNVMLQHISASLLANLAISDGNKRVIAGSMGSLVKLMESVKPDGMQEVGAKALLSLLTVNSNKKEFVRDEKSLMRLVQMLDPRNEVVSKKFPVAVVAALVAGGSQGCRRRLVAAGAHGHVQRLAEMDVPGAKKALQRLSANRLTSIFTRAWRD; translated from the coding sequence ATGCCCTCCTCCGCCTCCGAAACCCTCCTCTCCAtctccctcctcctcgaccgacTCCTCCTCGCCTCCCTCTCCgtctcctccttctcctcccGCTGGCAAATCATCCGCTCCAAACTCGCCTCCGCCAAATCCCTCCTCTCCGAAATCTCCGACTCCCCCCACTGGTCCGACAACCCCCTCCTCCTCACTCTCCTCCCCTCCCTCCTCTCCACCCTCCGCCGCACCGAAACCCTCTCCCTTCAATGCTCCCTCCCCTCCTTCTTCGGCGGCAAGCTCCTTATGCAGTCCGACCTCGACATGGCCGCCGCCTGGCTCTCCCGCCACACCAACGACCTCGACCTCCTCCTCCGCTCCGGCGTCCTCCACCAGTCCACCGCCATCGTCCTCTCCCGCCCCGACCCCTCCTCCCCCAACCACGACCTCGCCTTCTTCGTCAGAGACCTCTTCACCAGGCTCCAGATCGGCGGCCTCCACTTTAAACTCAAGGCTCTCGATTCCCTCATTCACCTCCTCTCCGACCACGACAAGTCCGCCGCCGCCGTCGTCGCCAAAGAGGGGAACATCTCCTGCTTGATCTCTCTCCTCGATTTGAACGCTCATTTCTCGATTCGAGAgctcgccgtcgtcgccgtctCCCTCATCGTCTCCGCCGGCGATTTGCCCAGGAAGTGCGTGTTCGAGGAAGGGGCTTTAGGTCCTCTCCTGAGGATAATCGAATGCGGCACAATGCCGATGAAGGAAAGCGCTGCTATGGCCGTCGAGTTCATCACCGACGACCCTGACAACGCGTGGGCGGTTTCCGCCTACGGCGGCGTCGCGATTCTCGTTGAATTGTTGAAATCCGGCTCGATTTTAGCTCAATCACACGCCGCGGGTGCAATTCGGAACATTTCCGGCGTTGAGGATATCCGAATTGCTTTAGCGGAAGAAGGCGCTATCCCTATTTTAATGCAATTGCTCATTTCCGGTAGCCAATCGACGCAGGGGAAGGTCGCTAATTGCATTTCAATCCTCGCCTCTACCGATGAGAAATTCAGAGGGCTTTTACTGGAGGAGAAAGGATTGCATCGATTACTGCAGCTGTTCTGCGATTGCTCCAACTCTGAAACAATGGAGCACGTTTTACGCTCGATTTACTCCCTCTCCGTCTCCGATTCCGGCTACAGAATGCTCTCCGGATCGACGGCGTTCATCATACAGATAGTGGAGCTCGTGAAGCACGGCAATGTGATGCTACAGCACATCTCAGCCTCGTTGCTCGCGAATTTGGCGATCAGCGACGGCAACAAGAGGGTAATCGCCGGAAGCATGGGATCACTTGTGAAATTGATGGAGTCGGTGAAGCCGGACGGGATGCAGGAGGTCGGGGCGAAGGCGCTGCTGTCGTTGCTGACGGTGAATTCCAATAAGAAGGAGTTCGTGAGGGATGAGAAGAGCTTGATGAGGTTGGTGCAGATGTTGGATCCGAGAAATGAGGTGGTGTCGAAGAAGTTTCCTGTCGCGGTGGTGGCGGCTCTAGTGGCTGGAGGGAGCCAGGGGTGCCGGAGGAGGCTCGTGGCTGCAGGGGCTCATGGGCACGTGCAGAGGCTCGCGGAGATGGACGTGCCCGGGGCAAAGAAGGCGCTGCAGAGACTCTCTGCGAATAGGCTAACCAGCATCTTCACTAGGGCTTGGCGGGACTGA